The following nucleotide sequence is from Mytilus trossulus isolate FHL-02 chromosome 9, PNRI_Mtr1.1.1.hap1, whole genome shotgun sequence.
cctaTCGACATATAAGCTGCATGTTCAGTGTACAAAAGacttatatatgatatacagcaacaaacgacaacgaCCGAATTACAGGTTTCAATCTTTGGACAAACACTCACATAATTGGGCTTTGACAAGTTTGCAGACGCACTAACTCTTCTCTAAACTGGGATAGTGGTGTAATAGCGCAAATAAAAGACAAACTTTCTAAAGATATCCCATTTCGAAATGTTCAAATCATTAAGGATTATAACGATGAATAAGcataagtttcaataaaaaaagCACAGAAAGTTAAAAGGAAAATGAAATTCTAAAATTACTAACTTAAAATCTGCACCAGAAAACGATATTTTTTTGGACATCTTGAAAATGGCAATGATGTGATACACCCACTGGATACACCTCCTAGATCCGCcgctatttatattttacaaaataatgactAATCTTATACTAGTTTTTATAGAGAATATTATTTCCTTTCTTTAGTTTATAACCCTGTAAATTCGTTGGTTACATTAAAGTATGTTGGTTTATAATTGACACTGTGTCTTCGTGCCCGTTTTCAATGTACGATACACATTTCTTTACACATGTCTACAGGTTAGACTGACTAAGCTACAATTTACAATATCTTGTAATCGttcatttaaactaaataatttaatacatgtatatacgtTTAACTGTTAAAACTGCTGGCCAATCTTTTAAATTAGTAATCGTCATCAGGTCAATCTAGGAATTTGTAAAATATCGATAAATGCTCCATTTTTTATCTGACATTTgattaaataaagataaagacACATTTCAAgttaatataataaattaacaTACAATTTAAAACCATAGCAACGAAAATATTTAAACAGACTGAGTGTTTACATTCGTTAAAAAAAGGTTCGCATCGTCATTTTTTCTCGcttattttttcacaattataGAATGGATGTTATCTAGATTTTGATAGGTTAACATGTGACCATATCCAAAcataaatgataaacaagctttttaaaagaaagtcatACATTGATATcatagtttataaataaaagaaccAAACAATGTGAAAAAAGGGTTTGCCTGCTTGTCagttttcgagatataagccattgaaaatttTGCGGGAATTGATTATCTCTAGATTTTTCATGCATTTACCGGGCAATGGCAcctattttgtttcaaaaacaacgtaaaactaaaaacaaattctgtaagattttcaaatatgattccgaatatctggcaaaacaGACACAGCGATATAAGATTCTAGATAAAATGCCCGGTTGTCAGAGCCTTTACTTTTTGCTTGATGTTCCATTAGATTATGACTGTTGtaattttgacaaatcaatacaataaaacaaaagatcaaATGTATCTCATACTCTTGAGTTCAAAACAGCCGCAGATTAACAAAAGGGACTCCAcctaaacatttttaaaagttatcgTCTCTTCAATATGAAAGTGgggcgaaagatatcagaggaacagtcaaaatCATGGAACGAaagtaccgattatcaggtcaTCTGCaagttgatatcgtaaaatatcagctgcgagacatgatatgaagctttttgtcgagtgagcgtagcgaacgagatcaaaaagtcTTCATATAATgccaagcagctgatattttacaatatcaatatgcagataatctgataatcgatttatcgggctatattaGCGTGTTTCGGAAGTGTTTTCTTAGTTTCGCCtgcacacaaaagatgacttgataagttcgggtcaaagttattaacgtcggttcaaacattatgacgtcgctgataagtccgggtcaaagttattaaggccgggtcaacgtatttgacgtcacaacgacatgatacggaataatattaagagctgaacagaaTGATATAGACAGAGGGACGACCGataaataaacttacaacgccatggctaaaaatgaaaaagacaaaccgaTAAGTATTAGtacacaataaacaacaaagacaactaaagactgagcaacacgaacccaaccaaacactgggggtgatctcagactAATTCATTACAAATCTGTTATATATTTAGTGCTTGAAGGACATTGGGAATTTTAAATAAGGGTATTGTATTCGAATAAAGCTCTTATATGCTTTGACAATACACACATTTATAGCTTAATTTACAAAAcgatacatatattatatttactaAGAACAGAAATACCTTTGTGCTCCGCAATTAAGAAGGGTTTAATCCTGGTTAACATCAACNNNNNNNNNNNNNNNNNNNNNNNNNNNNNNNNNNNNNNNNNNNNNNNNNNNNNNNNNNNNNNNNNNNNNNNNNNNNNNNNNNNNNNNNNNNNNNNNNNNNTAAATCTCTCttctttgaagaaaaaaaaattaagtgatttttcagttttaatttatgtgtaaagtaaaaacatatacataattGTATGTAAGAAGTTTTCATCTTATTAAGTACGGTCGTGTGGTTTTGTTTATTGCTTCCTGTTGCAGTGTTACGTAAAACGCAAATACAACAGTAaacaatatgtaacacagcTTTCAAGGATTTACGAAATATAGCCAATTAGATATGACGCCATATATTCGGATAAACCAAAAattgatatatgttttttcattttattttagttatacACATGaagtattatacatgtactgcaTTTACAATTATGTTTGAGATTTGTCCCGGTCATCTGAGCTCTTCTTATCTATTCTAGCACGACTACAGTaggaaataaaacaacaacaacgaCAAATTACTTCTGTTGTGAAGGATTTACAGAAGCTACATCAGGAAAATGTACAGGTATATATAGTTAACATATAGTACTACGTTTGCTATAGTTACAGGGGCGAATCAAGccatttaaaaagggggggtccccaacccaggacaaaggcgTGTGTGGGGGGTcaaactatatgtccccattcaaatgcattgatcgtcccaaAAAAAGGTGgcttccaacccccggaaccctttccctggatccgccactaaGTTATTATATATTATCTTGAATCTTCACAGAGGATATAGGCTGATATTTACATCAGACGAAGGGTAATAAAGCACTGACAGAGGAATATCAGAcattattccatattgataaaatattagtagggttttctatatgaatggattttgaataaataagcatattcacctgcggaAAAAGGATATTCGCCGCGCAAAACGTCGCGTGCTTTTACGtgtataattttggtaaaaaacgTTTGAGGTACAAttggttttggtaaatattttctattacattaatttctctcggaatatggaataaaacatttactgtcttttgtttcggtaaatatgtgggttttattgacttttgaaaaactgatattcacttcggccgttggcctcagtgaatatcagtttttcaaaagtcaataaaaccacacatttacctcaccaaaagacagtaattgtataatatccCATGCGAAGCCCTAATAAGAATTATATTATACTGGAGTGTCCTTATATTTAATATCATCCTGACCTTTGTGTTTGTTCAAAtggtatataatataaaacaaagaagtggtataattgccaattgcaatgagacaactgtccacaagagaccaaaatgacacagaaaataaatataaacttatatACCATGTCAAGGTAAcaaatcaaattgctggattagCTACATATCGGCTACTTCactttatgaatatattttaaattttcaacacGATACTTTTACAGTACATGTGTAAACAATTTGATAGTTAAATCTTTTCGCTTATATGAGCTGGCTGTTTTATATACCTTTTATACTTCAATTGTATGATATCAAAGGCAGCTTCTGAACACGAAAACTTTTCTTGTGCTTTTCTTCTTGTGTTAACTTGTATCAGATTTAtgaaatagaagatgtggtatgattgccaatgaggttactgtccacaagagaccaaaaatgacacagacattaagaACTATgggttaccgtacggccttcaacaataaacaaagcccatttcgcatagtcagctataaaaggtcccaatatgacaacataaaacaattcaaacgacaaaactaacggcattaattatctaaagaaaatgaacgaaaaacaaatatgtaacacataaacaaacgactgaattacaggctcctgactttggtcAGGCACGTAAATAATGTgacggagttaaacatgttagcgggattccaaccctccccttaaCCTGGTACAgttgtataacagtacaacataagaacgaactataaaaatcagttgaaaaggcttaactaatcagatggacaaaaatacaagtgggcGTGGCCGGGTATTTGTACTTCATTTGAGAAACTAAAATAGGTCGCTGGTATAGAggtgaaaaacataaaattgaatgCTTGTTTTGAGATGACATGCTACTGCAAAAACTTACTACATATAACGTCCATTGGTGAAAACGAATACATAGTTTAAATCGATTCTATATTTCACAAGATCAAATGTATACTACACAAAGGTGTGCAATATGACATACGTGACTGGCAAGGTAGTAGCACTGTTGTACTGGcatattcgtgtgtttctctgtcctatatgttctcccatttatttgtattgtagtcctgtcatgttctgaattgtcattttaatgttatatttaaccaTGCattaaaagcgggaggtttggctagccaagCAAAGTTTCAACGcaaatttttttccctttaatgtcttgtaccaagtcaggaaaatggcaatcGGATCCATTgctatattatagttcgtttctgtgtgtgttacattttagtgttgtgtttctgttgtgtcgtaattctcctcttatatttgatgtgtttccctcagtttaagtatGTAACGCGGACTTGATGTTTTTCTCAATCGCTTTATAagtttcaaacagcggtatactactgttgcctttattttgtaCCACCTTGAAGTATAATAACCTCATTGTCATATATAAAGAATGGTGCAATATGAACGGTGGGTGTGTGAGATGACAAAAATACCCATTACTGCTCTTAGATGATGATAATGTTTTTCATCAAGATGAATTTCataatttcagaaaaacaaaaaatcaataaacagaaaacaaaagggggggggggggttcgggGGTTGGATCCTCCcctttttggacgatcaatgtaTTGGAATGGgaacatgtaattggaaccccgcccttttgtcctgggttaggaccccccttttaaaatggctggatccgtcCCTGACCACTCTCTATTTCAGTGAACAGaatcaataaatataagaaaaaatccTGTTCatgtttcaaaattatatttttatcaacgCTTTTGTCTTGCACTATCAAAATAGCCATTTTGTTCTTTCAGCATGCACCAACAATAAATTTGGAGATAACTGTGGTAAGACATGTAGCTGTGTGGCGGGAAATACTGTAACCTGTAACCATGTAAACggatcatgtacatgtaaacctGGATGGGAAGACACTACCTGTAgtcaaagtaaataatttgattttttttttcaaatgaatcttcaacagtataaaaaaattctgtaaaaGACAGGTTcattaaagcaaaaaaaaacaacacaaaaattgttataaagAATAGATATCAAGTTTCAGCTCAATAATGCTACCAAAGTATGTTAATCCATTATTGGACCTGGAATTGCTGAAGCTGCACtaaagtaaacacataattATCAGTTTTGAACAAACATAACCATTATAACATCTCCTCAGGAAAactttcttttgaaatatttggaaTAATTAGTGTCAAAATTGCACcccaaaataattaaaacttgacCACAGTTACTACAGTTATGTTCTCCAGAAGGATAAGCGATTCTTGTTCCACTAGTATGACCCTTTAACGTCTGTTTCtaatgtattataatttttaggATTTAACAGAACAATAACGTGTACTTATTAGTAGTAGCAAGGAGGTTATATATAACCTGTAGTAGCAATATTTTATCAGACAATATATTCTGATAATGGATGATTTCTTTtcgaaatatttatagattttgtactaatttggttttttttttattccattttcttattacatgtatgttgttgTTCACTTTTGGACGtgtgttttatttgattttgagtACCATAAGGTTGTCATAACCATTCAACTGTTCGTAAGAATTATTGTtattcagatgtttttttttatataattatacaaatgttattatttttctttaacaatACATATAACTTGGTTTTACGTACAGTGTGGTTGTAGAAATTACATTTAAACggtgtttgttttgattttcaatCTGAATGGTATGGCCTTAGCcaacatttttgtttgcaaaaaGAGTAGAGTCTACCTGGTGATTATTtatcagaaaacaaaataatccaGACTAAGGCAGTATCCTGCTGGATACTTATTAGTTTGACAGATTTATGATTGTTTCATACTCAAATTTGTAGAATGTTCAAATTGGAAATATGGTGACCGATGTTCAAAATCGTGTATATGTGATCGTCCTAAGACAGCAACCTGCCGGCATACTAATGGTGATTGCATATGTAGACCAGGTTACATTGGAGATGATTGCAAGAATGGTACGTGCAAATTATTTGCTTATTTACTGAAGTGCATGTTTATATTagaaacagaagaaaaatatattcgTAAAGCATACGAGACATAAAAAACACATGCATAAAGCAACCggaatttacaaatataaactgAGTTAAAAGTCCCGCTGTCATTTATATGTACACTCTGCAAAAATAGAAACGCCTAATTGTTTATAAACGTCATGCATTTAAAAACCAATTTTTCGATTACACTTATTCTTCAAAGAGGTAAATGTGAAAGTAAAACATATTTCCAACTTGTATTTTACAGACTGCCCGTCATGGAAATTCGGACAAAACTGTCAAATCAATTGCAATTGTCAACGGAACACGTCTACGGCATGTCAAAATACAGATGGGACATGTCTTTGTACTGCTGGTTACCAAGGCTCTAAATGTGGAGCTAGTGAGTATTAGCTTTATAGTAGCAATACAATGTTAGAATTGCAAACGCGACATAGTGCagttataaaattttgtttgttagtAAACCAGTATTCGAGAAATAAATGAAGTAATAGTTCATATTGCACTAGCATCAGATTAACcaacagtaaaaataatatcaCTACTTGTGAAAGGGAATATAGGTATACGTCGATCATGTTGAGATAGATGGACGACGAAAAACTTTCTAGTGGtcatcatatataaaaaagaagatgtggtatgtttgccaatgaaacaactatccacaaaaaaacaaaatgacacaaacattaacaactataggtcaccgtacggccttcaacaatgagcaaagcacataccgcatagttcgagctataaaaggccccgataagacaatgtaaaacaattcaaacgagaaaactaacggccttatttatttatgcATGTTCTTATGGTCAACATGATACAACCTCCTACACAATATGTCAAGCCAAAATAAGTATCATGAAATTGCCACCAAAGTATATCATAAATTTGCCAAAGGTATTTATTTTGAGTGAGCTGTTTTAGTTTGTTGAGACGATTATTTGAACAATTAATTCCGTCTTTTTTTTAAGAGTGTCCTGAAGGAAAATATGGTTTGAAATGTTCTCAGAACTGTCCATGTTCGACCCAGGGGACTAGAACATGCCATCATATAACTGGAGCATGTACTTGTATGCCAGGGTATATTGGAACCACTTGTAATCAGAGTAAGTACGACCTACAgtaacatgtaaaataaatattgccCGCCATTAAATTATGTCCACTGGACACTTTTTCACGGTCCGGCTATGATGACTTATAAATCGCGTCTACAGATGTGAAAAAGGGACtttcaaaaaaggacaatatatGACAAAGTGTCCTTCATAGAAAGGATAGTATTTCATACGAAAAAGTGTCCACTCTCAATACctgcaaaatatatatatattgcgtCAGTTCCAAATGAAGTTTAAAGCATGGGCGTTTGTCTCTTTTAAAACATGGCATATAAACTGAAGTATtgaatttatacaaaatgtcaTCATAGTAATAATGTGTAATTAATTATGCatttaatgaatggcaatactttattttgaattttatggttcaatacaGCGGATTTTTCATTGTGAAGAGAaaacattaattataaaaaagaagatatggtatgattgccaatgagacaactatccacaaaagaccaaaatgacacaaacataacaactataggtcgccGTACgcattcaacaatgaacaaagcccataccacatagtcagctgtaaaaggcccggataagacaatgtaaaacaattcaaacgagaaaactaacggccttatttatgtaaaaaaaaatgaacgacaTTAATtgtatggttcaataaattagatataaattattgccatccattataaataaatttctatcaaaaatacttttaaattatttatattaataataacGAATAAcgacgtacacacatgttggcgtatgaatacacaacgtcagagtgggcgtgtcgccatacaaattgataacattgaaaataaaagtaatacttttaaccaatcagatgACAGTTAatacatcaaatttatttattatacaataaaacatctttatagCTAAGATAATCGAAAATGCTGTGGAACTTTATTACCCTTCTGTATTGTTTAGCCTGTCACAAGTCTGGTCTTTTTAGTTTTgtatgtgtttttaattttagttcatttatatattttgaagttaagtgtgacgtccatttacACTGAACtaataaaactttttgtttaggggccagttgaagtcTTTGATTCCAGTGTTGAATTGGTGGCCTTGGGTTGTTGTCTTGTTACATTCCATATTTCCATTCGAAATTCTACCTTCAATTCTGTTCATCTCAAATTATAACTGGTTCTTAAGTGGTTTGTTCTAATAAACGAAAATTAAATATAGTTAAATCATTTCAGTGgctttttttattgtctcccttcaAAGGATATTTTTTGCTGCCTCATGGtgaaaatcaatatttacaGGGCAAAATTTTTGACTCAAAGATGGATGGCTGTTGGACGTTCAGCGACAAATGTTTTATTCTAACGAGACAAGATCCTATCACCACACAGGCACACATTACTTTGACCCGACCAGGGATTATACCCTCAAACGACCATACTTACACGAAACTTGTCCCATGGAGGGATCGAACCCTTAGGCGGCCAGACATTAACGAGATATGACCCGACCAGTGAAGGAGCCTTAAAGCGATTACGCTTCCATGAGACAACGAACTGAGACTTGTGTTTAGATATTGACTAATCATTccttgaatttatttattttctttcatatattttacaGGATGCACAGGTATGAAATACGGAAACAACTGCACACAGAGTTGTCAATGTGTAGAAAACAATACAGTCAACTGTTTACATACAAATGGAAACTGTCTTTGTAAAACAGGATACATCGGAAAACTTTGTGAAAATGGTAATAATTTTGATGTACTCCGTTAACTGAAGACTAATGAATTGGTCTCGTTTTCCAATACGTATGACTTTTGTGTTTAATCCCCCTCTCCTATTAGAgaaaattattgatattaacTAATATTTCACTCCTTATCAGACGGATAATAATTTGATACTAAGCAACTGGAGGGTTCTAATATGTTCTAATATGTTCTAAAGTGATCAAAatggaatttttgaaatttatggtGAAAATTCTgacttttttaacatttatttacatcttCGTCGTATTTATGGGTATATATATATCCCATTATACGAACActtacatttattatatatgtcattgatatttttgccAATGATTGTATAAACACATACTGAATTATTTTTCAGTGTGTCCTGATATGACGTTCGGTAATAACTGTTCGAAGACATGTGTATGTCCTAGTAATGCCTTTGATGTATGTGATGCTGTTAACGGAGACTGTATATGTAAACCTGGATGGACCGGGACAAATTGTAATCAAGGTAATTTATTGGTTTTTGTTAGATACCCGTTTGACTTAAAAccttaaaatttaatactaCGTTTAGCCATAATTAGAATGCAGAAAATGTAATTCCaaaataacaatgtataaaTTTCGATGCGAACTAATCTCTTTCCTGGGTTTCATCAGGAATCCTAACTGTTGAAAGCcagaaatgtgtaaaaatataGAAACGATAGAAGATATATGACAAAAATGGGCTTTAAATACTAGTTACCAAATCATCTAAGAGAAACTACaccttaaattattttttgaaaatttctgaaattaTCAAGGTAGAAATTTAAGGCAGTATGCTATGAATCAGTACCAAAGCAATGGTACTGAAATGATAATACTCTCGGGGACGAACAATCTGACAGCAGTGGTATCGGTCTAGACTGGAAGTGTGTAAATGGAAAACTCATTCGGTACTATTGTACCACAGTGACATAAGATTAACTTATTATAACATCTATCCTTCACGCGTTTCAAcgtcagttttaaaaaatgcgTGCTGTGGTATAATACGTTATGTTTTAGTGTGTGTTCTGAAAGTCTGTTGCtttaattaatatatgtataatgtTGTATGTGCGGTTAGTTTGTAAACCTGGAAGCTTTGGAAGTTACTGCTTTGGGAGGTGTAAAGACTGTGATACGTGTAATATCCAGACAGGTGACTGCTCCGCAATAAAAACAGGtacttacagaaaaaaatatttcatagaagTTAAGGTACAAAATTAAACCATGACTAAGTTTGGATGAATAACATGATTTGTGTCACCCGTTCAAGAgagtattctttattttataatgaaagcTTTATTAATGATCGAGATTAAATTATGGCCTAGTTataacacaacaaaaacaaaatcatctgtacagtataaaaaagaagatgtggtatgattgcatatgagacaaatatccacaaaagaccaaaatgacacagacatta
It contains:
- the LOC134685150 gene encoding protein draper-like, translated to MFRYYVIIICCIISSLLSAITGPGEGVCSKPVTTTVGNKTTTTTNYFCCEGFTEATSGKCTACTNNKFGDNCGKTCSCVAGNTVTCNHVNGSCTCKPGWEDTTCSQKCSNWKYGDRCSKSCICDRPKTATCRHTNGDCICRPGYIGDDCKNDCPSWKFGQNCQINCNCQRNTSTACQNTDGTCLCTAGYQGSKCGAKCPEGKYGLKCSQNCPCSTQGTRTCHHITGACTCMPGYIGTTCNQRCTGMKYGNNCTQSCQCVENNTVNCLHTNGNCLCKTGYIGKLCENVCPDMTFGNNCSKTCVCPSNAFDVCDAVNGDCICKPGWTGTNCNQVCKPGSFGSYCFGRCKDCDTCNIQTGDCSAIKTGSLVAIIILTVLLAIVAVVFVFYVVRVKRGTGASGLFTKNKLIKPDSNKKPKKSVSEPISPSLYYNTTDLTYENSKPDVKTKPNLNTYEPMQPQSEYENFVVSEKKPQEKDCVPEDKYESLQDRQDHAYELFSKKEEQHNYSFLGDKN